The nucleotide window tttgttttttttcattctttttaGTACAGATTGATTAGTTAGATTagattaaaattaatttatctatttatttattcattcattccTCATTTTGAGGTATAATTTTATTAGCAAATTCACCTAATATTTGTAATTCATATTCACtgaaatcaaataatggtGGTAAATGAACTGGTTGAGTAGATTCTCTGGGGAAGAAGTATTGTtcctttttcaaatcatcaaagAATGGATGTGCCAATATACGTCTTGGTGACAATCTAATTTCTGGTTCATAAACAAGTACTTTCATTAGTAAATCGATACCTTCCACACCAGCATGACcgaaatatttttcaaatcttgatTGTGACGTTCCTGAAAATAAAGGTTTAGAATATAATGGACCATCATAACCTGggtttgaaaaaaagataaattttttatctGGTGGACCTAATAATTTAGCAATTTCACGTAATTGTAATAAAGGTTCTTGACCTTGAAAGATAGCTTTGCCCAATAACATTTCACCAATGACACATCCAAGCCCCCATATATCCACTTGAGTAGTATATTGAGTACAACCAAGGATTAGTTCAGGAGCTCTATAAAATCTGGAACAAATATAACTTATGGAAGGTTGATTTATTTCCAATCTCTTTGCGGAACCAAAATCACAAATCTTTAAAACACCTGTATTGGGGTCCACTAATATATTGGAAGGTTTAATATCACGATGGCATATACCTAGAGCATGTAAATAAAGCATTCCTCTTGCAATTTGATAACTATACAATTTAACATGTTTCAATGCCAATTCCATCTTATTATGAGCGTATCGACTAATCTCAATTTGTAAAGTCTCTGGTAAACATTCCATGGCTAGATGTTGATAAACTTTATGATCCTGTGGTGATACATGagtaaagaaatattcTAATTTAACGATATTAGGGTGATTGGtaattcttaatatttccaattctctTGATTTATATTCTGTTTGTGCAGGAACCTTTTTAATTGCAAATGGACCGTACCAATCTTCTTTATTCGGCGTAATGTAAGCCTGTACTACAGTTCCAAAGGCACCTCTACCGATCTTTCTATATTCTTGAATCAACATTCTCCTTACTGTGTTTGATCTATTGGAAGTAACATCATCGGCTATGAATTCGTTGGTCTTTTCCACATTGTTATGATTGATGCTACTTGTTGATCCCGTGGCCGACATtataatgatattattttagTTTagtttgttgttgttgttgtttttaGATTTGTGATTGAAATGGTGCacaaaataaataagtaaaAGAGGCAATTGAGTCACGATGTTCCACAAACGAATCTATTGCAATGATTGAAGGCGTTTAATGGAGGAGGAGTGGTTTGTCCAAGTTTCTGTTTATCTGTTTGTTACCGAATTAGCCACTGTATCCTCCTGCTCctcaaattcaaaatccaACTTCAAATTTCCTCCCTCCCGTGGCGTTCACTGCATTCTTGTTTTTTCCTCGGTCGACCCGATTGTCACTGTACACGTGCGTGGGCGCTTAAAGCGTTGTGAAGGACCCTACGGCATGATACGATACTGTCTTGATTGCTAGTAAACGGGTGGCTGTGTGTGTGTTCCCATCATGGTAGTAGTTATCCATCGCTCATGCGCATGTGCTTGTATGTTtgtgtttgtttgtttgtgCTTGTTAGGACCATCCATGCACGCAGGTAGTTAGAGAGATGGGCGGCAGAAACGTAAGCGGTTGATTCTGGAGGTTCCGGATTTTTTTCTGTGACTGTTTTTTGTGTGTGTGCGGGCGGTACGGGTTTCGCTTTTGCTATGGAAAATTCGGTTCTGTTGCGTCGTTGAGAGCTCTGGACAGGGAGACAGGGCGGGAAGGTAGGCAGCCGGGAAGGAAAGCGTGGGCTCGCTCGTCTAACAGGGATTCTGCCCAGGGAGAGGAGGGAAGGCGAACTGGGCTGGGCTGGTGTCCTGCCTGGGACATTGCGAGGACGGCAATCCCTCTATCCATCCATCCTGTGATACGGTACTGGGTCGAGTAGTGCTGGGGCCTATTGTAGTGGTAGTGTAGGTATGGCAATTACGCAATGGCAGCATCAGGTATCAGGTATATGTGATGGAGGGTGTTTGTTAGATAGTGGGATTTATTAGTAAAGTTTAAAAGATAGAAGATACAACAAACATATAGAAAAATGGCTCCATCAGCAAAAGCTACTGCAGCTAAGAAGGCTGTTGTCAAGGGTACTAATGGTAAGAAGGCTTTGAAAGTGAGAACTTCTGCCACTTTCAGATTACCAAAGACATTAAAGTTGGCTAGAGCTCCAAAATATGCATCCAAGGCTGTGCCTCATTATAATAGATTAGATTCCTACCAAGTAGTGGAACAACCAATTACTTCTGAAACCGCTATGAAGAAAGTGGAAGATGGTAACACTTTAGTTTTCCAAGTTTCCATGAAGGCTAACAAGCATCAAATTAAGAAGGCTGTTAAGGAATTATATGAAGTGGATGTCTTGTCCGTTAATACTTTGGTTAGACCAAATGGTACTAAGAAGGCTTACGTTAGATTGACTGCTGATTATGATGCTTTAGATATTGCTAATAGAATTGGTTACATTTAATCTATGCTATGCTCAtttataatttaataatttgtataaaataaatcaacGCACAacattcattcattaatttattaatttatttattccaataagaatatattttaaaaatactATTACGTACGTATGTATGAGtgattggaaaaaaaaaaaagagcAAAGTACGATGAGtttaaaaattaaaatttggGAGGGGGGGCTGGATGattaattcaatatatgATAACTTGCACCAGCATGATTATGAATGAGGGAGGGGGGAGAcgaatatatttaattacTTTTCTTGCAGTAAATTATGTACAGTTTGTGTGGGaacaatcaatcaatcaatcaatcttGAGAGCCGAATTTAGAACCTGTAGCAATactatttttcaattttggtaGACATAAAGGTAACATTTCATTACGTTCATAATTGTCCATTCTATCAATGATATCAAAATCGATTGCAGTGACACCCTTCTTTGAGATTGACATTGGTATGGAGAAAAAGGAGCAATCATCGATtgatttcaataattgttcTGCACCGGGAGCGATGGGTGATCCATCAGCATCCTTTAGAGAAACGTAGCATATACCATGAATTTGATCCACGTTACCCAATAACAAAGATACGAATTTATTAACTACTTTAAACGCGGCATGAGCCATGGATAAAGTAGCGGAACCAAGACCATTCTTAGCCTTAACGACTTCATCACCACCATATTGTACTCTATGAACcaaataattaatttgaTCTCTATCTAGAGATTTATATGATCTTGATTGTGAAAATAAAGGCATGATGGTTTCACCTGAATGTCCCCCAATGACAGGAACATCAGGCATATCATTTGTTCTTGGAGTAATATCGGCATCAATGTTAACTTCATGTAAGAAAGTGGAAGCTCTAACGATATCTAATTTGGTGACCCCCataattctcttttcaatatttgtaCCCTTTGATAATTGTGGATATTTGGACCATAATCTGTTAACCATGACAGGCACCAAAGAATTCACTGGATTGGAGATGATTAATACGAAAACTTTGGAAAGATCACAATTTTGAGCGATGGAATCAGTCAAACTGGACATGATTTTAGCGTTAATAGTGAATAAATCTTCACGAGTCATCCCTGGTTTTCTGGGCATCCCAGCAGGAATAACCACTAGAGAACAGTTCTTCAAACAGTCTTCGATGCCCGTCTTGGGGGAGTGGTTGGAGATGGATACTGGAGTGTCGATGTGTGATAGATCAGCGACGACACCGTTGATGGCATCTTCATTGACGTCAAATAGTGCCAAATGGATATGGTTCTTGTCTCTTTGGGTGGAGTTTGTCTTTAGAGGGAAATGTAGTTGTGTCTTCAATAGCAGAGACAAGGATTGTCCAATACCACCTGCGGCACCCAGGATGGCTATCTTGAGAGTGTTTGGTTGTAATGCAGGATTAACGGAGTGAGGCATGCTTAAGATTAATAAAAAGTGTAGTTCAGTACTGATGAGCTAGTCGTAAGAGAGAAGGTAGAGGGAGGAGAGGAAGCAAAATGGTTGGAAAGAGCAGGATCAGCGGCTTATATATGAGTTGATTACTTTGTATGTACCTAAGTAAGTAAGTAAGTGTGTAGTTTGTGGACGTGCGGAAGGCAGCTAGCGTCTAATAGATTTGGAGATTTCTTGGGAGAGAAACCGGTGTAGTGGATGTGGAGATACATTGACGGGTAGGGCAAGGTTCTTAAGACCGTAGTGGTGGTgattaattaattgatgGTGCCAGGAACAAAGGAGCAGAGGGAAAATCGGGGAGTGCCGAACTTgttgatattattatccCGGGTGAACGGATCCGCAGAGGCCCGTTTCTTTTTCGGGAGGGAGGACGGAAGAGCGCTCCGCAGCTCCCGTTGCTCCGACGGGTTGCCCGGCCTGAGGCTGGGCGGCTACAGTCCCGTCTGGGTATCCGCCCAGCGGAACCGGCACCGGTCAGTGGAAGTTGACTCACCAGACGTCGATGTTGACTCATTGCCATTGTTTTCTTGTCAATGCACATCCACGGTTCCTGCTGTGAGTACATATCGACAGCTAAGGATTTTTGCTCTGCAGGTGGCAGCTAGAGACGTTTCAAGCGCATTCTACCTCACCTACGGGGACTAGTTTGGATTTTGACACGTACGTAACATCTCTTCACTTTTGTTTTGATTTATGTCCTAAGTGAGCAATCTTGGACCACTTGAATAGAAACAGTACTTCCTCGTTTAGGTAGCCTCTTCATTACAATTGCTTGCATACGTATATtaagatattgaaaatttcagtAAACTACCAGAATACggtttttcaattttcgTTCTGTTGGGCCTGAAGGCATTGGCTATAGGTGAGAGAACAAGACACATAGAATTTTATTTGATGCAGTTTCGCCATACTAATGGCTGGCCAAGCTGGAGTTTTCTACTTCGCGCGACTACAAATAGTTCAAATCTCGATATTTTAATtagattattattaattattaattattaaatacatTAGAGCAAGAACGGAAACGAAAACTAAATTTGGAACTGAAATGagaattaattgattgaaaCAGGTAGGATGGGGAAGAAGTTTGGATCGAGTTGCTCATCTGCCAACAACCGTTCCACGAAATCCATTGGAATACTGCACTTCTGTGGAACATGGCGATCTTCGATGGACATCTCTCGGTGATACCTCATGAGCATATTAGCTGATCTTGAACCAAACCTCTTTGTAACTttggaataaaataatCCACATTTATTGCAAAGCGTATGTGGTCCATAGGGTCCTCTCCGCCACTGACCAATTTCGGAAGAAGAGCACTGTCTACAGCGTTCCTCATTTTCCACAACTACTTTCTTCGAAGCCAATTTAGTCTCGATAGAAGTTAATGAACCGGATTCCACTTCTTTTCCACATGGAAGATGGTGCCTGATTATGTTCACCACAAACCTGGTTGTCCTTTTCTTGCGAATTTGTCCCACTGGTTTCAACACCTTCACATCGTCCCCAGAATTTGCCCCTTCCCTAGCTACAGCCTCAATTGAAGCCAACACAAGATAATTAAAAGGTTGCAACAACATAAAGGGAGTCAAAATTGGTTCAGAATTGATCAACTATTTCTAGCGAATACTATAATAACCAAAGTAAGAGAAAACACCAGCATTGGAACCTGAgatttatatattatttatactTTTTTTGCATACCTCAGATCCATTGAGCTTGTTTTCGTGACTTTTCCCcagaatttttttttttcttgtcaATGCTTGATATTTGCTGTCAACGTGGGACAAAAAAAGTCCGATCAAACGGCTGAGGTAATAACACATACATACgtaatttattaatttattatacATGTACCAAAGGCTGCCAAAAAAGGTTTGGGTTATGAGATATGGAGAAAAATCAACCAATGAAAGAGGAAAATGCAGAGGGATTGAAATAGGAATGAGCAATTTATTTAGAGTTTAGAGGCAACAACGAGAAGGAGAAAGAACATTTGATTCGGGAACCTCCTTCTTGAGCTTGTTTATAATACagaatttggaaagatCGATAGCATCTTCGAATGAACTTAGAGTAACAAACCAAAAGAATTTTATAGCAAAATATGTAGaataaatattggaattCTAGTACACGCAAGCTCTCATTTGATTGTAATCATGGCATATATCAAGAAAGAGAACATACcatgaaatattatttttctgaatttaattccaaaaatCTTGAGGGTAGAGTGGTTAAAACTACGTACATAGTCACGCTGTGTTCGCGGTAGCCTTGACTACCACTTTAAATGTTACACACTGTCTACTTATAAAGCCACATAAATGCAATGCAATCATATATACGTACAAACATCGGcaaaaaatttaatgtaCTTCTTTTCTATTTTAACCCCAAAACGTTAGAGTGACATTTACTCAATGGTTTATGTCTTTCTCTGTTCTCATGTATCACGtaatcaatcaatttcatatttctcgaaatttgaaaaaaaataatcGAACTATCAACTCATCGCAAAGTGAGTTACAAGAATAAAAACGGCAATCATAAAATGAGTATTCAACTCTCAGAACCTCCTGCAAAAAAACttaaaaatgaacaaaGATTACAATGTGAATACTTTATCGAGAAAAAACAAAGAAGATGTGGTATGACAAGGAAAAATGACGTACAATATTGTACTGAACATTTAAAtctattaaagaaaaagcTGGGCAATGAAAAACATAATGGGAAGGAAGGTAATAGGGTCCCCTGTCCGTTGGATCCAAAACATACCGTATGGGAATCACAATTACAgaaacatttgaagaaatgtAATAAGACAAAACAGATACACTCTAATGATGGATTACCGTATTTCATGCCCAATTTAAACTCAGAGTCAAAGACGACCATAGAGGAATCTAATGGACAAGATACCATCTTGAAGACTATCGAAACATTaaggaaaatttttgaCAAGGAGGAGGGTCTTGAAGAACTTCCATTGGTTGTTAAgtcaaataaattcatGGAAGATAATAGGTTTAAACTGTTATCTAACAAAAAACATGCTATTCAACAATCTTCATTGATTCAACATATGATTGACTCAAATATGCTTCACAATAATCCCAATTTTATTGAGTTTGGTTGTGGAAGAGCTGAATTCACTCGTTACGTTAACCAAGTCCTATTACAAGATCATGGCAATTCTAAACAAAATCTTATACTAATCGATAGATCCTCGAATAGAATGAAATTCgataagaaaattattgatgatgtGAAGGAGTCTGAAGCATACAGGACGAACAAAGATATCCTCCCTGAAATTAAGAGAGTGAAAATTGACATTCgagatttgaaaattgaTCCATTATTAACATTCCCCGATAATAACCATTACGTCGCCATCTCAAAACATCTCTGTGGTGTCGCCACTGATTTAACGTTGCGTTgtattaataatagtaaGCTTTTGAACAACCATCAAGGAAATTTGGATGGAATTTGTATTGCCATGTGTTGTAGACATGTTTGTCAGGCAGACGATTACATTAACCATGCGTACATTGAAAACTTACTTAAAGcagattatttgaataattgtAAATTGGATTACtatgaattttttaattccttgaagaaaatgtgTTCTTGGGCCACTTGTGGTAGAAGAGAAGGAATGAAAGATGATGACCTGGTAAACATAACCGATGATGTGACGATGACTTTGAAGCAAAGAGAGGAATTAGGTTTAATGgcaagaagaattattgaCGAAGGAAGGAAGGAATGGGTGCTTCAGGAATTAAATGACAAGGAAGACTCGAAATTTACTGTGGCTTTAATAAGATATGTGCCTCAGGACGTTTCATTAGAAAATGTCGCACTGATCGTCTCGAAGGCGGACAGATACTTAGTAGATGGAACGCACTTTATAGAATAGATGTATAAATGAACGTGTAATAacttttaaataatgacaGCTATATTAATGTTGTTAAAGttacaatatttaattaaaatgATTGAAATAACGATCTCTAAAGACAGTGGTTGACCTCTTTGCACCACTATTAGTGGGTCCATCAAAGGTTGGACCTCTGTTAATGTAAACTAATAATCTTCTGGaccatttattaaattcttgaacACAATTGtatttcaattccaaatttgcATGCAACGGTATAATTGTTTCGATATTTTCATCGTTAGCTGTGGGCATCCAAAATGCAAGTCTACCGTTAATTGGAAGTCTTTCTGATGCATATTGCAATATATCATCTAATAGAGAATCTAATGCATACGGTTTCTTCGTTGGTATGTAATCGCGATGCAAGAAAGCCTTCTTACCATCTATCTCAATGTTTTCCTTCCCGGCAAACCTTTCGGGATCCCTCGCACCTAACACTTTAATACTTTCTCTAATACCGTATGGAGGATCACATAATATAGTGTCAATTACTAAGTTGGATCTCAAGGAATTGTGTGTAAAATCCATAGTGAGGACatccaaaaatttagaGCTTTCACCATagaatttaaaattggTATTAATATTAGCCGACGCACCCTTCCCACGGATCATCCTACCATCAATATCAGATCCAATTACCAATGCACCGTAATGTCCACCTGCTGTTAAGAAAGAACCTGTTCCAGCAAAAGGATCATACATGATGGTTCCAGGTTTCACTTGGGCAATATTTGCACTGACTAATGATAATTCTGCTTCAAAACTTGTGGTCCCCTTGTATGGTCTTTTCTTTAGATCATATCTATCCATCGATAAACGATCCCCTGTTTGAATTAGCCTACCAAATATTAGATGGATTGGATCTTTACCTGGAATATTTTCAGAAATTGgtttatattcttcaatgactGTAAATACTTGTTGTGggtttttcaaatttatcttACCTTTAAAATctaaatatgaaaatttcTCAATCTGCTTTATTCTATTACTTTTATTATTCCCTCTATAAgtatcaaattcaaatttgaaagtaTCATTGTGGTACAAttccttatttttttggaaaaaatcTTGAGATTGGATGGATTCATGTAATTCCTCGTAAGTATCCGCATCACCCCAGTATTCATAAATTGCTCTAGTTAAAATGGACCTCTTTATCCAGTCTTTCGCCTGCTGGTCG belongs to Naumovozyma castellii chromosome 3, complete genome and includes:
- the YGK3 gene encoding serine/threonine protein kinase YGK3 (ancestral locus Anc_3.41) is translated as MSATGSTSSINHNNVEKTNEFIADDVTSNRSNTVRRMLIQEYRKIGRGAFGTVVQAYITPNKEDWYGPFAIKKVPAQTEYKSRELEILRITNHPNIVKLEYFFTHVSPQDHKVYQHLAMECLPETLQIEISRYAHNKMELALKHVKLYSYQIARGMLYLHALGICHRDIKPSNILVDPNTGVLKICDFGSAKRLEINQPSISYICSRFYRAPELILGCTQYTTQVDIWGLGCVIGEMLLGKAIFQGQEPLLQLREIAKLLGPPDKKFIFFSNPGYDGPLYSKPLFSGTSQSRFEKYFGHAGVEGIDLLMKVLVYEPEIRLSPRRILAHPFFDDLKKEQYFFPRESTQPVHLPPLFDFSEYELQILGEFANKIIPQNEE
- the RPL25 gene encoding 60S ribosomal protein uL23 (ancestral locus Anc_3.43) — protein: MAPSAKATAAKKAVVKGTNGKKALKVRTSATFRLPKTLKLARAPKYASKAVPHYNRLDSYQVVEQPITSETAMKKVEDGNTLVFQVSMKANKHQIKKAVKELYEVDVLSVNTLVRPNGTKKAYVRLTADYDALDIANRIGYI
- the MDH2 gene encoding malate dehydrogenase MDH2 (ancestral locus Anc_3.45), with the protein product MPHSVNPALQPNTLKIAILGAAGGIGQSLSLLLKTQLHFPLKTNSTQRDKNHIHLALFDVNEDAINGVVADLSHIDTPVSISNHSPKTGIEDCLKNCSLVVIPAGMPRKPGMTREDLFTINAKIMSSLTDSIAQNCDLSKVFVLIISNPVNSLVPVMVNRLWSKYPQLSKGTNIEKRIMGVTKLDIVRASTFLHEVNIDADITPRTNDMPDVPVIGGHSGETIMPLFSQSRSYKSLDRDQINYLVHRVQYGGDEVVKAKNGLGSATLSMAHAAFKVVNKFVSLLLGNVDQIHGICYVSLKDADGSPIAPGAEQLLKSIDDCSFFSIPMSISKKGVTAIDFDIIDRMDNYERNEMLPLCLPKLKNSIATGSKFGSQD
- the NCAS0C04570 gene encoding uncharacterized protein translates to MLLQPFNYLVLASIEAVAREGANSGDDVKVLKPVGQIRKKRTTRFVVNIIRHHLPCGKEVESGSLTSIETKLASKKVVVENEERCRQCSSSEIGQWRRGPYGPHTLCNKCGLFYSKVTKRFGSRSANMLMRYHREMSIEDRHVPQKCSIPMDFVERLLADEQLDPNFFPILPVSIN
- the TRM13 gene encoding tRNA:m4X modification enzyme (ancestral locus Anc_3.46), with protein sequence MSIQLSEPPAKKLKNEQRLQCEYFIEKKQRRCGMTRKNDVQYCTEHLNLLKKKLGNEKHNGKEGNRVPCPLDPKHTVWESQLQKHLKKCNKTKQIHSNDGLPYFMPNLNSESKTTIEESNGQDTILKTIETLRKIFDKEEGLEELPLVVKSNKFMEDNRFKLLSNKKHAIQQSSLIQHMIDSNMLHNNPNFIEFGCGRAEFTRYVNQVLLQDHGNSKQNLILIDRSSNRMKFDKKIIDDVKESEAYRTNKDILPEIKRVKIDIRDLKIDPLLTFPDNNHYVAISKHLCGVATDLTLRCINNSKLLNNHQGNLDGICIAMCCRHVCQADDYINHAYIENLLKADYLNNCKLDYYEFFNSLKKMCSWATCGRREGMKDDDLVNITDDVTMTLKQREELGLMARRIIDEGRKEWVLQELNDKEDSKFTVALIRYVPQDVSLENVALIVSKADRYLVDGTHFIE
- the TRM11 gene encoding tRNA (guanine-N2-)-methyltransferase (ancestral locus Anc_3.48), with the protein product MQVTKNGRKKYLVFMVQVHTNFRRAELESLADLYGINSIDFSKYDDSTPFFYVELENDQQAKDWIKRSILTRAIYEYWGDADTYEELHESIQSQDFFQKNKELYHNDTFKFEFDTYRGNNKSNRIKQIEKFSYLDFKGKINLKNPQQVFTVIEEYKPISENIPGKDPIHLIFGRLIQTGDRLSMDRYDLKKRPYKGTTSFEAELSLVSANIAQVKPGTIMYDPFAGTGSFLTAGGHYGALVIGSDIDGRMIRGKGASANINTNFKFYGESSKFLDVLTMDFTHNSLRSNLVIDTILCDPPYGIRESIKVLGARDPERFAGKENIEIDGKKAFLHRDYIPTKKPYALDSLLDDILQYASERLPINGRLAFWMPTANDENIETIIPLHANLELKYNCVQEFNKWSRRLLVYINRGPTFDGPTNSGAKRSTTVFRDRYFNHFN